One window from the genome of Dyadobacter sp. CECT 9275 encodes:
- a CDS encoding nuclear transport factor 2 family protein, producing MSSLEIVKQYYAAFNDQNWDGMLALLHSDVRHEPNQGDARIGIEKFKEFLQTMDTSYEETLTDMVFFAEPSDKKVAVEFTVNGIYKQGEEGLPEAKGQTYVLPAAAFVEITNEKISRVTTYYNLPLWISLVS from the coding sequence ATGTCTTCGCTAGAAATCGTAAAACAATATTACGCGGCCTTTAATGATCAAAACTGGGATGGCATGCTAGCCCTGCTCCACTCAGACGTACGGCACGAACCTAACCAGGGAGATGCCCGTATAGGGATCGAAAAGTTCAAGGAGTTTCTGCAAACCATGGATACTTCCTATGAGGAAACGTTGACGGATATGGTGTTTTTCGCTGAACCAAGCGATAAAAAAGTAGCAGTTGAATTCACCGTGAACGGTATTTACAAGCAGGGAGAAGAGGGACTTCCCGAGGCAAAAGGCCAAACTTATGTACTTCCTGCGGCCGCGTTTGTGGAGATAACAAATGAAAAGATAAGCCGTGTAACAACCTATTACAACCTTCCGCTCTGGATAAGCCTGGTTTCCTGA
- a CDS encoding OmpA family protein: MIKKLLFVLVLTCYWIPGFGQARKRLPDPVNLRDHIEYAPSLSADGRTLIFQSSRYGLYVNASGRVPVINSEGRTQKIEAGEMVDFFGVYETSQHTSGQWSRPEPIMKINKYGSGMAPVIGGPSISYDGNMLFYFADYNDAKEGFGREDIYYCTRTKNGWSNPVNIGAEINSPGYEGFPSISPDGKRLYFIKDNLVKKAEGEQRCYRIMRADLGTDGKWKRPIELPAPVNLDCEKAPRIMADGKTLVYSSIKKKGKGDFDLYYSRFQDDGSWSEPVPLEMINTKRSDQSVAIGPCGDLMYYVSDGDIYTYEIPEALRPFKMATIQGFVTDSITGSPVKTRVVLSDVVTSAVITSIDTNPEDGRFTILAPVTGEYSVSVNEKDYRLKSAFVRKSEYEGCKVINRNLKLNPVRNSAPLRRNDIAILTEAPKIKEPETTAAQPQAAATTSEMVVSPPISSPVVEKLTAEQQAEKRISKTETTDSTKKIDIPPVVSSSLPTRYDIAVLVRDADNNTAIPDARLSFQLVDKELSFHSDKDSYSAKADPGSSLTIRASAKNYQPAEIRLSDLRENKRVVLKLLALKPSVVKISVLDFVTGLPIPASISITYPNNLPTESASLRDGKMEKTFTSEGEIEIRAFAEGFTSISKKIKIDILPGGKIYEFEARLDKITYSLALKVIDAETGQVLPKATFNLKDMSNNTVLTFETESAGEIPIQGKGKYEISCLADGYNPHTVQLNIDKEKNEVLFRINKTPKKVKYISVRVTDRYTGEELAAAITTQEGKSLSNQQLAVYEGDKPELNFQPQGYRSVHHVVSPEEIATGIVRIGIEKQIYDFDFRALSQANRRPVAGARFNITEAGSAEKITVRVTDGTVSAQLLPGRKYKLNVIAEGFEPFQLTFDPAEALGEKQPSQELLLKPVAVKIESVAAAPVKAVATEAFGELKKGKSITLNKIFFDQSSPVLRTESYTELDNLAKVLSDNPTLRIEIRGHTDNTGNFDANVKLSRDRCESVVNYLTEKGITRSRMQYVGKGPVDPVAPNTTEENKKKNRRVEFIVL, encoded by the coding sequence GTGATAAAAAAACTGCTCTTCGTGTTGGTACTGACGTGTTATTGGATCCCCGGTTTTGGTCAGGCCCGCAAGCGGCTCCCCGACCCTGTTAACCTGCGTGACCATATTGAATATGCTCCGTCACTGAGCGCCGATGGCCGCACGTTGATATTTCAGTCCAGCAGGTACGGACTCTATGTGAATGCCTCCGGGCGTGTGCCCGTCATCAATTCCGAAGGCCGCACTCAGAAAATTGAGGCGGGCGAGATGGTCGATTTTTTCGGGGTGTACGAAACCTCTCAGCATACCAGCGGGCAATGGTCACGCCCCGAGCCCATCATGAAGATCAACAAGTATGGAAGTGGCATGGCACCGGTCATTGGCGGCCCGAGTATCAGTTACGACGGCAATATGCTGTTTTATTTTGCCGATTACAATGATGCCAAAGAGGGTTTCGGAAGGGAGGATATATATTATTGCACACGGACAAAAAATGGCTGGAGTAACCCTGTTAATATCGGAGCAGAAATCAACTCACCTGGTTATGAAGGTTTTCCCAGTATCTCTCCGGATGGAAAAAGGCTGTATTTCATCAAGGACAACCTGGTAAAAAAAGCGGAGGGTGAACAACGTTGTTACCGTATCATGCGTGCTGACCTGGGTACCGATGGTAAATGGAAGCGACCCATTGAACTTCCTGCACCGGTGAATCTGGATTGCGAAAAAGCACCCCGGATTATGGCCGACGGCAAAACATTGGTTTATTCCTCCATCAAAAAAAAAGGAAAAGGAGATTTTGACCTTTATTATTCCCGTTTCCAGGATGACGGGAGCTGGTCTGAACCAGTACCGCTGGAGATGATCAATACCAAACGATCTGACCAGTCTGTTGCCATAGGACCATGCGGAGATTTGATGTATTACGTAAGCGATGGCGATATTTATACCTACGAGATTCCCGAAGCGCTTCGACCGTTCAAAATGGCTACCATCCAGGGCTTCGTGACAGATTCAATAACCGGAAGTCCGGTTAAAACCCGTGTCGTACTATCCGATGTTGTTACTTCCGCGGTGATTACGTCTATTGATACCAATCCTGAAGACGGACGGTTTACAATTCTGGCTCCTGTTACCGGAGAATATTCCGTTTCGGTAAATGAAAAGGATTATCGCCTCAAATCAGCTTTTGTCCGCAAATCCGAATATGAGGGATGTAAGGTTATAAACAGGAATTTAAAATTGAATCCGGTTAGAAATTCCGCACCCTTACGTCGCAATGACATCGCTATCCTGACAGAAGCTCCTAAAATAAAAGAACCGGAAACGACCGCGGCGCAGCCACAGGCCGCCGCAACAACTTCGGAAATGGTTGTATCGCCGCCAATTTCCTCCCCGGTTGTTGAAAAACTTACGGCTGAACAGCAAGCCGAAAAACGCATAAGCAAAACCGAAACGACCGATTCCACCAAAAAAATTGACATTCCACCTGTTGTTTCCTCCTCATTACCCACCAGATACGATATTGCGGTTCTGGTGCGGGATGCCGACAACAATACGGCTATACCGGATGCCCGGCTATCCTTTCAACTGGTTGACAAAGAGTTATCTTTCCATTCCGACAAGGATAGCTATTCGGCAAAGGCCGACCCCGGCAGTTCACTGACGATCCGGGCATCTGCCAAAAATTACCAGCCCGCAGAAATAAGGTTATCCGATCTTCGGGAAAACAAAAGGGTAGTGCTTAAACTCCTTGCATTAAAACCGTCTGTGGTCAAAATTTCGGTACTTGATTTTGTGACTGGCTTGCCTATCCCTGCCAGTATCAGCATCACATATCCTAACAACCTGCCAACCGAAAGCGCCTCCCTCAGGGACGGAAAAATGGAAAAGACTTTTACCAGTGAAGGTGAAATTGAAATCAGAGCATTTGCAGAAGGCTTTACTTCCATTTCTAAAAAAATTAAAATTGATATACTTCCCGGTGGAAAAATATATGAATTTGAAGCACGGTTAGACAAAATCACGTATTCGCTGGCTCTGAAAGTAATAGATGCCGAAACGGGACAAGTTCTTCCAAAAGCTACCTTTAACCTGAAAGACATGAGTAATAACACCGTACTCACTTTCGAAACAGAATCTGCAGGAGAAATACCTATTCAGGGAAAAGGGAAATACGAAATTTCATGCCTCGCCGACGGTTATAACCCGCACACCGTTCAGCTAAATATTGATAAGGAAAAGAATGAAGTACTTTTCAGGATTAACAAAACACCGAAAAAGGTTAAATACATTTCTGTTCGGGTGACAGACCGATACACCGGCGAAGAGCTTGCAGCTGCCATTACCACTCAGGAGGGAAAGTCCCTTTCTAACCAACAGCTTGCCGTTTACGAAGGTGACAAACCTGAACTGAATTTCCAGCCGCAGGGATATCGATCCGTTCACCATGTGGTATCACCGGAAGAAATCGCGACGGGAATCGTGCGGATAGGCATTGAAAAACAGATTTACGACTTTGATTTCAGAGCATTATCTCAGGCTAACAGACGGCCCGTAGCCGGTGCGCGTTTCAATATCACGGAGGCGGGTTCGGCAGAAAAAATAACGGTCCGGGTAACCGACGGTACCGTTTCTGCCCAGCTTTTGCCCGGAAGGAAGTATAAGCTAAATGTGATAGCAGAAGGTTTTGAACCATTCCAGCTTACTTTTGACCCCGCAGAGGCTCTTGGGGAAAAACAACCCAGTCAGGAATTATTACTCAAACCAGTGGCCGTTAAAATTGAATCCGTTGCCGCAGCGCCTGTCAAAGCCGTTGCAACGGAGGCGTTCGGGGAGTTAAAAAAAGGGAAATCCATTACTCTTAATAAAATTTTCTTTGACCAAAGCAGCCCTGTCCTGCGCACTGAGTCATATACCGAACTGGACAATCTTGCCAAAGTACTGAGTGACAACCCAACATTGCGGATAGAAATAAGAGGCCACACTGACAATACCGGAAACTTTGATGCCAATGTGAAACTATCCAGGGACCGTTGTGAGTCTGTTGTCAACTACCTGACAGAGAAGGGGATCACCAGGTCCCGCATGCAGTATGTAGGCAAGGGACCGGTTGACCCCGTTGCCCCGAATACGACGGAAGAGAACAAAAAGAAAAATCGCAGGGTAGAATTCATTGTCCTGTAA